A region from the Coffea eugenioides isolate CCC68of chromosome 9, Ceug_1.0, whole genome shotgun sequence genome encodes:
- the LOC113782436 gene encoding uncharacterized protein LOC113782436 translates to MSRRSPKPIPRCSCGLTAIVKTSWTNWNPARRFVVCTLGEDEGCGFWEWYDPTMCERSTQVIPGLLRRMNRMESNMEELETSARRWENKAQKLELKVAKLEGEVKKHKTREHYLKRALLGTWAFILLYCFCCYLKTVIKSDHMLAIKG, encoded by the exons ATGTCGAGACGCTCTCCTAAACCCATACCTAGATGCTCCTGCGGATTAACAGCAATCGTGAAGACCTCATGGACAAATTGGAACCCAGCAAGAAGATTTGTGGTCTGCACTTTAGGAGAG GATGAGGGATGTGGTTTTTGGGAATGGTATGATCCAACAATGTGCGAAAGATCAACTCAAGTGATTCCTGGTTTGCTGCGAAGAATGAATAGAATGGAAAGTAATATGGAGGAATTAGAAACTTCAGCAAGAAGATGGGAAAATAAAGCTCAAAAATTGGAACTTAAAGTTGCAAAATTGGAGGGTGAAGTGAAAAAGCACAAGACCAGAGAGCACTATCTCAAAAGAGCTCTTCTCGGTACATGGGCTTTTATATTGTTGTATTGTTTTTGCTGCTATCTGAAGACTGTTATTAAGAGTGACCATATGTTGGCCATCAAGGGATAG